In Mucilaginibacter celer, one DNA window encodes the following:
- a CDS encoding L-rhamnose mutarotase, giving the protein MSQRYCLTLDLKDDAALIAEYEKYHESIWPEIHESITAKGITNMEIYRFDTRMFMIMEVNDNFSFDEAAAMDAANPKVKEWEDLMWSYQSPVKNAPEGVKWVLMDKVFTL; this is encoded by the coding sequence ATGAGCCAACGATACTGTTTAACCCTCGACCTGAAAGACGATGCGGCCCTGATTGCCGAATACGAAAAGTATCACGAAAGCATCTGGCCCGAAATTCACGAAAGTATCACCGCCAAGGGAATTACCAATATGGAGATTTACCGTTTCGATACCCGCATGTTCATGATTATGGAGGTTAACGATAATTTTAGCTTTGATGAGGCCGCTGCTATGGATGCCGCAAATCCTAAAGTTAAGGAGTGGGAAGATTTAATGTGGAGCTACCAATCGCCGGTAAAAAATGCGCCTGAGGGTGTAAAATGGGTTTTGATGGATAAAGTTTTTACATTATAA
- a CDS encoding LytR/AlgR family response regulator transcription factor: MILNCIAVDDEPLALGLVCAFIEQTPFLKLAGRYSSAVEALVGLQDQKIDLIFLDIQMPNLNGMELARVLDSRGPNKPRIIFTTAYNQFAIEGYRVDALDYLLKPFNYEEFLHASNKALSYFELVNRSQNATNTATVPAAAPQSEEEEYLFLKIEYQLVRIALNDILYIEGLKDYVKIYLQDKEKPLLSLSSLKALEEKLPAKRFMRVHRSFIVSLNKINSITRNALQIGKVNITVGDQYKEAFGVFLSKWA; this comes from the coding sequence ATGATCCTGAACTGCATAGCCGTTGATGATGAACCACTGGCCCTTGGCCTTGTTTGCGCTTTTATTGAACAAACGCCGTTTTTAAAACTGGCCGGCCGATATAGCAGCGCGGTTGAAGCACTGGTAGGTTTGCAGGATCAAAAAATCGACCTTATTTTTCTCGACATCCAGATGCCCAACCTTAACGGAATGGAACTGGCCAGGGTTTTAGATAGTCGCGGCCCCAATAAACCCCGCATTATTTTCACCACTGCCTACAACCAGTTTGCCATTGAGGGCTACCGGGTTGATGCACTTGATTACCTGCTTAAGCCGTTTAACTACGAAGAGTTTTTGCATGCATCAAATAAGGCGCTAAGTTATTTTGAGTTGGTAAACCGATCGCAAAACGCAACAAACACAGCAACAGTTCCGGCTGCAGCCCCGCAATCCGAAGAGGAAGAATATCTTTTTTTAAAGATCGAATACCAACTGGTACGCATCGCTCTTAATGATATCCTGTACATAGAAGGTTTAAAAGATTATGTGAAGATCTATCTGCAGGATAAAGAAAAGCCGCTGCTTTCACTCAGCAGCCTGAAAGCTCTTGAAGAAAAACTGCCTGCCAAACGTTTTATGCGTGTGCATCGCTCGTTCATCGTATCCCTCAATAAAATAAACTCCATAACCCGTAATGCCCTGCAAATTGGCAAAGTAAACATCACCGTTGGCGATCAGTATAAGGAAGCTTTTGGAGTGTTTTTGAGCAAGTGGGCGTGA
- a CDS encoding ATP-binding protein — protein sequence MQKVSEIQVEVADLKTFEGLAGVPDDQLQWLIDKSEVLTFEDGEYLMEPGETLTGPHFILEGNMRFFMLQQGSRRDYVAVEKGSITGYMPYSRGVTARGYAQAVGELTVLSYPVEDIMEMIKNHFELTQALVHIMTTRVRDFTAMQQQNDKMMALGKLSAGLAHELNNPASAIVRDSLSLRKHLRMVPAHLKNMFAIRASDEQVDGLTDELFRILNKKECYTRLTLKQRTQLEDEITEWLEENGAEDAYEIAESFVDFSFTPENLEALKRYIPPHAVPIIMGWLSAKLAGEKMIEDIQESARRIAELVSSVKTFTHMDRAQDKQYADIHIGIRNTITMLGYKIRKENITVVEEFDETLPEVKALIGELNQVWTNLVDNALDAMEINEKGTLTIRTKKDNDFVEVTIIDDGPGIPEENVGQIFDPFFTTKEMGKGTGMGLEVVHRIVKQHRGSIKVKSRPGHTEFIVCFPING from the coding sequence ATGCAAAAGGTAAGTGAAATACAGGTTGAGGTAGCAGACCTCAAAACGTTTGAAGGTTTGGCGGGTGTGCCCGATGATCAGCTGCAATGGCTGATTGACAAAAGTGAGGTTTTGACATTTGAAGATGGCGAATACCTGATGGAACCCGGCGAAACCCTTACAGGCCCGCATTTTATATTGGAAGGCAATATGCGCTTCTTTATGCTGCAACAGGGCTCACGCCGAGATTATGTGGCGGTTGAAAAAGGAAGCATTACAGGTTATATGCCCTATTCGCGCGGAGTGACAGCCCGAGGTTATGCGCAGGCCGTGGGTGAACTCACCGTATTGAGCTACCCAGTAGAGGATATTATGGAAATGATTAAAAACCATTTCGAACTTACCCAGGCCCTGGTACATATCATGACTACCCGCGTGCGCGATTTTACGGCCATGCAGCAACAAAACGATAAAATGATGGCACTGGGTAAGCTTTCGGCCGGTTTGGCGCATGAGCTGAACAACCCAGCCTCGGCCATTGTGCGCGATTCGTTGTCGCTGCGCAAACACCTGCGCATGGTGCCTGCTCACCTCAAAAATATGTTTGCCATCAGGGCCAGCGATGAGCAGGTTGACGGGCTTACCGACGAGCTTTTCAGGATCCTGAACAAAAAGGAATGTTATACCCGCCTAACGCTTAAACAACGCACCCAGCTTGAAGATGAAATAACCGAGTGGCTGGAAGAAAACGGTGCCGAGGATGCTTATGAAATAGCCGAAAGCTTTGTTGATTTCAGCTTTACCCCCGAAAATCTCGAGGCCTTAAAACGATACATCCCGCCGCACGCCGTACCTATTATTATGGGTTGGCTGAGTGCCAAACTTGCCGGCGAAAAAATGATTGAAGATATCCAGGAATCGGCCCGCCGCATTGCCGAACTGGTGAGCTCGGTAAAAACATTTACCCACATGGATAGGGCGCAGGATAAGCAATACGCCGATATCCACATCGGTATCCGCAACACCATCACCATGCTGGGCTACAAAATCAGGAAGGAAAACATTACCGTTGTTGAGGAATTTGATGAAACCCTGCCCGAAGTTAAAGCCCTCATAGGCGAACTGAACCAGGTGTGGACCAATTTGGTTGATAACGCACTTGATGCTATGGAAATCAACGAGAAAGGCACACTCACCATCCGCACCAAAAAGGACAATGATTTTGTTGAGGTTACGATTATTGATGATGGGCCAGGTATTCCCGAAGAAAACGTAGGCCAGATTTTTGATCCTTTTTTTACAACCAAAGAGATGGGCAAAGGTACCGGTATGGGCCTGGAAGTGGTGCATCGCATTGTTAAGCAGCACCGCGGATCGATTAAGGTAAAATCAAGGCCCGGGCATACCGAGTTTATAGTTTGTTTTCCGATAAACGGATAG
- a CDS encoding AraC family transcriptional regulator, with translation MKPLLLKVSADPAHSFSVRHDVQPDINNRWHCHPELELIYFKKGGGTQFIGDSIKQFEAGDMVLVGSNLPHYWRFDDVYFGDGGEVQPTDTIVVHFNENFWGEQFLQLPENKLIKVLLERSKRGLQITGKTKESLAGILTSMLNTDGAERIIMLLRALNTLAGASLHYLTSIGFKYDHNELESDRLNNIYEYSMRNFRKKIYLEEIADVAGVSANSFCRYFKSKTRKTYSQFVIEIKVGYACKLLIENKLNIKQLCYDSGFNNFSTFHKHFKQVTGKSPLTYQKEFTKKN, from the coding sequence ATGAAGCCGCTTTTACTCAAAGTATCTGCCGATCCCGCACATTCTTTCAGCGTGCGGCATGATGTACAGCCCGATATAAATAACCGCTGGCATTGCCACCCGGAACTGGAGCTTATTTATTTTAAAAAGGGAGGCGGAACACAGTTTATTGGCGACAGCATTAAACAATTTGAGGCAGGCGATATGGTGTTGGTAGGATCAAACCTGCCCCACTATTGGCGGTTTGACGATGTTTATTTTGGTGATGGGGGAGAAGTGCAACCTACAGACACTATCGTAGTGCATTTTAACGAAAATTTTTGGGGTGAACAGTTTTTACAATTGCCCGAAAATAAGCTGATTAAAGTGCTGCTCGAGCGTTCAAAACGTGGGCTGCAAATTACCGGAAAAACCAAGGAATCTCTGGCCGGAATTCTTACCTCCATGCTTAATACCGATGGTGCCGAGCGGATTATCATGTTGCTCAGAGCACTGAACACACTGGCTGGTGCATCACTTCATTACTTAACTTCAATTGGTTTTAAGTATGATCATAACGAATTGGAAAGTGACAGACTCAATAATATTTATGAGTACTCGATGCGCAACTTCCGCAAAAAAATTTACCTCGAAGAGATTGCTGACGTAGCCGGCGTAAGCGCCAACTCATTTTGCAGATACTTTAAATCAAAAACCCGTAAAACTTACTCGCAGTTTGTTATTGAAATAAAGGTTGGCTATGCATGTAAACTGTTGATTGAAAATAAACTGAATATTAAGCAATTGTGTTATGATAGCGGCTTTAATAACTTCTCCACTTTTCATAAACATTTTAAGCAGGTAACGGGCAAAAGCCCGCTGACGTATCAGAAAGAGTTTACTAAAAAGAACTGA
- a CDS encoding DoxX family protein yields MNLVHKIEHWGDTHHPKVLDLVRVALGIFLLLKGIAFMENTSYLRGIITDQDVIDVSPDMLMILVYYVAFAHMVGGILIAMGILTRLGCIIQIPIVTGAVFLTSVFQEPINAMAWPSVTALVLLIMFTVLGSGPWSLDKYLAFKS; encoded by the coding sequence ATGAATCTGGTTCATAAAATTGAACATTGGGGCGATACTCATCACCCAAAGGTTTTAGACCTTGTGCGCGTTGCACTCGGTATCTTTTTACTGTTGAAAGGGATAGCCTTTATGGAAAATACATCCTATTTGCGGGGAATCATTACCGATCAGGATGTGATTGATGTATCGCCGGATATGCTGATGATTTTGGTATATTATGTGGCCTTTGCGCACATGGTAGGAGGTATTTTGATAGCCATGGGCATTTTAACCCGCCTGGGCTGCATCATCCAGATCCCGATTGTTACCGGAGCAGTTTTTTTAACCAGCGTTTTTCAGGAGCCCATCAACGCAATGGCGTGGCCATCGGTTACCGCGCTTGTATTACTGATTATGTTCACCGTTTTAGGATCGGGGCCATGGTCTTTGGATAAATATCTGGCGTTTAAGAGTTGA
- a CDS encoding outer membrane beta-barrel protein has translation MKFLFTILSLILFIALKTNAQTGRLVKGVVKDSTGYLLAGTNVKMLTGTDSTTVITNADGSFAFNNVKVNQFSLVFTSIGYQALKRRFILQVDNKPAILPAVIMKTETRMLNTVVIADVNPVKMKEDTVEFNADAYKVRDGAPVEDVIRKLPGMDVDKDGNITAQGKSVTKVRVNGKDFFGGDVKTATKNLPAEIIQSIQVIDDYGDQANITGIKTGEPEKVLNINIKQSKNYGYFGQASLGGGRDAIPGISNDKESDRYVASASVFSFNGNRQLAFLGNLNNTNTNLFSFGGGGPRGGGPGGPPGGNNNSSNGITTARSFGFNYRDSWGKKVTAYGSYSYANNSVNTISSTIQNNLSNTNPSTNTQSNNQQDDKLNHRVNFNIEYKPDTVNYVKITPTFAYASTNTNADGSSLLIRNAQTVSNYTFSTLSKSTEPNYGANVLFNHKFNTHGRNFSVSAGAGSYSINKYQNPVYTYIDGARNAPLNQFINTDSRTDSVGTTISYMEPVSKKGYLEASYAYHYAYTTADKVTDTLAGDGTRNNYDLLSNNYNSTFITHRFGLNYRFIDKKYNYVLGLVAQPTILNGASVMAGQPFKTNNNTFNWAPTARFIYNFSRNQSLSVNYNGSSMQPTYTELQPVTDFSNASYPVQGNPDLKPEFNNTLAIRYNKFNFESGNVFFSNLSFTKTDNRIVANTITYPRNYAPNTKLAGSILTQYLNADGYYSAQGFYVFAKPWEKRKYNLFMIGNILYNNNVSYISNVDSVTYNMTTEKNIAKNLVLSQGARFRVSITDVIDAEASTTYSVNTSRNSIKQANVNNNFRSLNLGINGKSYFFKDWTLSYDYSKMIYYGYTGATNPNILNTYIERRFLKGNAGTLRFSVMDVFNENTGYTTIQNGSYVTQTNSNRLGRYFLLSFTLKLQKFAGKRPAMGPGGMGGPPPGGGPGGPPPGGGF, from the coding sequence ATGAAATTTTTATTTACCATATTAAGCCTTATCCTTTTTATTGCTCTGAAAACTAATGCCCAAACAGGCAGGCTGGTTAAAGGTGTTGTAAAAGACAGCACCGGTTATTTGCTGGCGGGTACAAACGTAAAAATGCTTACAGGTACCGATAGCACTACAGTGATAACCAACGCAGATGGGAGCTTCGCTTTTAATAATGTAAAGGTTAACCAGTTTAGTTTGGTGTTTACATCAATTGGTTATCAGGCCCTTAAACGCCGGTTTATTTTACAGGTAGATAATAAGCCGGCTATATTGCCTGCGGTAATCATGAAAACGGAAACCCGCATGCTGAACACGGTAGTTATTGCCGATGTTAATCCGGTTAAGATGAAGGAGGATACTGTTGAATTTAATGCTGATGCTTATAAAGTTAGGGATGGAGCGCCGGTAGAAGATGTGATTAGAAAACTACCCGGTATGGATGTGGATAAAGATGGTAATATTACCGCGCAGGGCAAAAGCGTGACCAAGGTGCGTGTAAACGGTAAGGACTTTTTTGGAGGCGACGTTAAAACGGCAACCAAAAACCTTCCGGCCGAAATTATTCAAAGCATCCAGGTAATTGACGATTATGGAGATCAGGCCAACATAACCGGCATCAAAACCGGGGAGCCGGAAAAGGTATTGAACATCAATATCAAACAAAGCAAAAACTACGGTTATTTTGGCCAGGCCAGCTTAGGCGGCGGACGCGATGCTATACCCGGCATCTCAAACGATAAGGAAAGCGATAGGTATGTGGCATCGGCCAGTGTGTTCAGCTTTAATGGCAACAGGCAACTGGCTTTTTTGGGTAATCTTAACAACACCAATACCAACCTGTTTAGCTTTGGCGGCGGCGGCCCCAGAGGTGGTGGCCCGGGGGGCCCTCCGGGCGGCAATAACAATTCATCAAACGGTATTACTACTGCGCGGTCGTTCGGGTTTAATTATCGCGACAGCTGGGGCAAAAAGGTTACGGCTTATGGCAGCTACAGCTATGCCAACAATTCGGTAAATACCATCAGCAGCACTATTCAAAATAACCTTTCCAACACCAATCCAAGCACTAATACGCAAAGCAATAATCAGCAGGATGACAAGCTGAATCACCGGGTTAATTTCAATATCGAGTACAAACCCGATACGGTGAATTATGTAAAGATTACGCCTACATTTGCTTACGCCAGCACCAATACCAATGCAGACGGAAGCAGCCTGTTAATCAGGAATGCACAAACTGTATCTAACTATACATTTTCAACACTAAGCAAATCAACCGAGCCTAATTACGGAGCCAATGTGCTGTTTAACCACAAGTTTAATACCCATGGCCGTAACTTCAGCGTAAGTGCGGGAGCGGGTAGCTATAGTATCAATAAATACCAAAATCCGGTTTATACCTATATAGATGGTGCAAGGAATGCCCCGCTAAACCAGTTTATCAACACCGATAGCCGCACCGATAGCGTGGGTACCACCATATCATACATGGAACCTGTTAGCAAAAAAGGCTACCTTGAAGCCAGTTATGCTTATCATTATGCTTACACTACGGCCGATAAAGTTACCGATACGCTGGCCGGCGACGGTACCAGGAACAATTATGATTTGCTGAGCAATAACTACAACTCAACTTTTATAACCCACCGTTTCGGACTTAACTATCGATTTATCGATAAAAAATATAACTATGTTTTAGGCCTTGTTGCACAGCCTACCATTTTAAATGGTGCATCGGTAATGGCGGGGCAGCCTTTTAAAACCAACAATAACACGTTTAACTGGGCACCTACAGCCAGGTTTATTTATAATTTTTCCAGAAACCAGTCGCTTAGTGTAAACTACAACGGCAGCAGCATGCAACCAACTTATACCGAACTGCAGCCCGTTACAGATTTCAGCAATGCTTCGTACCCTGTTCAAGGTAATCCCGATCTAAAACCCGAGTTTAACAACACCCTGGCCATCAGGTACAACAAGTTTAATTTTGAAAGCGGAAACGTTTTTTTCAGTAACCTGTCGTTCACCAAAACCGATAACAGAATTGTAGCCAATACCATTACATACCCGCGTAATTACGCACCCAACACCAAACTGGCCGGCAGTATCCTTACTCAATATTTAAATGCCGACGGATACTACTCGGCACAAGGTTTTTATGTGTTTGCAAAGCCCTGGGAAAAAAGAAAATATAATTTATTCATGATCGGTAACATTTTGTACAACAACAACGTCTCTTATATCAGCAACGTTGATTCTGTTACCTATAACATGACTACCGAGAAAAACATAGCCAAAAACCTGGTGCTATCACAAGGCGCGCGCTTTAGGGTAAGCATTACCGATGTTATTGATGCCGAAGCCAGCACAACCTACAGTGTTAATACATCAAGAAATTCTATTAAACAGGCCAACGTTAACAATAATTTCCGGTCGCTTAACCTGGGTATTAACGGCAAAAGCTACTTTTTTAAAGACTGGACGCTAAGCTACGATTATTCGAAAATGATTTACTATGGTTACACAGGCGCAACCAATCCCAATATTTTGAACACTTATATTGAGCGTCGTTTTTTAAAGGGCAATGCGGGTACGCTTCGTTTTTCGGTAATGGATGTGTTTAACGAAAATACAGGCTACACAACAATTCAAAACGGAAGTTATGTTACACAAACCAACAGTAACCGTTTAGGGCGCTATTTCTTGTTATCATTTACATTAAAGCTTCAAAAGTTTGCAGGTAAAAGGCCCGCAATGGGGCCGGGTGGCATGGGCGGCCCTCCTCCGGGCGGTGGTCCGGGTGGCCCTCCTCCGGGCGGCGGCTTTTAA
- a CDS encoding sugar phosphate isomerase/epimerase family protein, which translates to MENISRKKFIATTALAAAGLPFGLGALAKPLALPEDINGVYPAATEKIKVSIFSKHLHWLNYTDMATLAAQLGFDGVDLTVRPDGHVSPERVTDDLPKAVEAIEKAGLKVYSIVTNIKAADEKDTEPILKAASALGIKYYRTAWFNYDKALSVQANIKAIYKQLVGLAAINKKYGMHGGYQNHSGDLFGASQWDLWLSLEGLDPNYIGCQYDVRHATTEGADTWPVTLDLLKAYSKTINVKDFYWDKKDGKWQVKSVPLGEGMVDFKKYFSLLKQYNINGPLSLHCEYPLGGAEDGARKLSISKEAFSEAVKKDLTTLRKWLAEYDL; encoded by the coding sequence ATGGAAAATATCAGTCGCAAAAAATTTATTGCAACTACAGCTTTGGCTGCCGCAGGTTTGCCTTTTGGCTTAGGTGCCTTAGCTAAGCCATTAGCTTTACCCGAAGATATTAATGGTGTTTATCCGGCAGCAACCGAAAAAATAAAAGTGAGCATATTTTCCAAGCATCTGCACTGGCTTAACTATACTGATATGGCTACGCTTGCAGCTCAACTGGGTTTTGATGGTGTGGATCTTACGGTACGACCTGATGGCCATGTATCGCCGGAGCGTGTTACCGACGACCTGCCCAAAGCTGTTGAGGCCATTGAAAAGGCAGGACTCAAGGTATATTCGATAGTAACCAATATCAAAGCTGCCGATGAAAAGGATACGGAGCCTATTTTAAAAGCGGCCTCGGCATTAGGTATAAAATATTACCGCACCGCCTGGTTTAATTATGATAAAGCCCTGAGTGTTCAAGCCAATATTAAGGCTATTTATAAGCAATTGGTTGGTTTGGCGGCCATCAACAAAAAATACGGGATGCATGGTGGCTACCAAAATCATTCGGGCGATTTGTTTGGTGCCTCGCAATGGGATTTATGGCTGAGTTTGGAAGGGCTTGATCCTAACTATATCGGCTGCCAGTACGATGTGCGCCATGCCACTACCGAAGGTGCCGACACATGGCCGGTTACACTCGATCTGCTTAAAGCTTATTCAAAAACCATTAATGTAAAAGATTTTTACTGGGATAAAAAAGATGGCAAATGGCAGGTGAAAAGCGTACCGCTGGGCGAGGGCATGGTTGATTTTAAGAAATACTTCAGCCTGCTGAAGCAATACAATATCAACGGCCCGCTAAGCCTGCATTGCGAATATCCCCTGGGTGGGGCTGAAGATGGTGCACGGAAGCTTAGCATCAGTAAAGAAGCATTTTCTGAGGCTGTGAAGAAGGATTTGACCACGCTGAGGAAGTGGCTGGCGGAATATGATTTGTAG
- a CDS encoding sensor histidine kinase, with product MSLKSKSNTITVLIHILIWVVFGLLLFFYQPLTWNVDFPYQFWVKQTITFFLLVAGYYFNNRLLVPRFLLHDRTGVYLVTVVAVVAIFLLLNQWADKVLNMHEHMEAIFHKKHGPPKPRGRGGWDIFGTIIIALVLGIGTSITAIQKWQADIRLRAALEQEKISSELSFLKAQINPHFFFNTLNNIYSLTYVNAETSRKALHQLSRMMRYVLYDTQHGTALLSQEVAFIKDYISLMELRLTEKVTVSFTPPAQLNDVTLAPMLFLPFVENAFKHGISATLPSTILISIDQHDDQLELLVRNGIYKDANASIEENKGIGLTNTIRRLDLLYPGKYKLDIKEDTDQNTYTVHLILNPQ from the coding sequence ATGAGCCTCAAATCAAAAAGTAATACCATTACCGTACTTATCCATATTTTAATATGGGTGGTTTTTGGGTTACTGCTGTTTTTTTACCAGCCCCTCACCTGGAATGTTGATTTCCCCTACCAGTTTTGGGTTAAACAAACCATTACTTTTTTCCTGCTTGTTGCCGGTTATTATTTTAACAACCGGTTGCTTGTTCCGCGCTTTTTACTGCACGACCGTACGGGCGTATATCTTGTTACCGTAGTAGCCGTGGTGGCTATTTTTTTATTGCTAAATCAATGGGCCGATAAAGTGCTCAACATGCACGAGCACATGGAGGCCATATTTCACAAAAAGCACGGCCCCCCAAAACCAAGGGGACGAGGTGGCTGGGATATTTTTGGCACCATCATCATCGCCCTGGTTTTGGGCATAGGCACCAGCATTACGGCTATTCAAAAATGGCAGGCCGATATCAGGCTGCGTGCGGCATTAGAGCAGGAAAAGATCAGTTCGGAGCTTTCATTTCTCAAAGCGCAGATCAATCCGCATTTCTTTTTCAATACGCTTAACAACATTTACTCGCTCACTTATGTCAATGCCGAAACATCGCGCAAAGCGCTGCACCAGTTATCGCGCATGATGAGATACGTGTTGTACGATACCCAACACGGTACCGCGCTGTTAAGCCAGGAAGTTGCATTTATAAAAGATTATATCAGCCTGATGGAATTGCGGCTTACCGAAAAAGTTACGGTATCATTTACTCCGCCTGCACAGCTTAACGATGTGACCCTTGCTCCTATGTTGTTTTTGCCTTTTGTTGAAAATGCTTTCAAGCATGGCATCAGTGCAACTTTGCCGAGCACTATCCTGATCAGCATTGATCAGCACGACGATCAGCTCGAGCTTTTGGTAAGGAACGGTATTTACAAAGATGCAAATGCCAGTATTGAAGAAAATAAAGGTATCGGCCTTACCAACACCATCCGCAGGCTTGATTTACTTTATCCTGGCAAATACAAGCTGGATATTAAGGAAGATACCGACCAAAATACCTACACCGTTCATTTAATCCTTAACCCGCAATGA
- a CDS encoding response regulator: MSRPIIFSIDDDPQVLRSISRDLKTQYGKEYKILSTTSANEAFETLTELKNSSEVVALFLCDQRMPEMEGVKFLEKAKKVFPEAKRVLLTAYSDTDAAIKAINDVQLDYYLMKPWNPPEEKLYPVINDLLDDWHSHYIPEFVGMKLVGYQFSPQSHQIKDFLAGNLIPYRWFDIEKNIDSANLLTINNRTTDDLPMVIFEDGTCLTKPTIRDIADKMGKNPTELTDVYDVVIIGAGPAGLAAAVYGSSEGLKTLLIERKAPGGQAGTSSRIENYLGFPAGLSGADLTRRAISQAMRLGAEFLSPQSVSDIKQKDGYKTIILDDGPEIISRTVVITTGVDYRKLEVKGVENYTGAGIYYGAATTEASACTGKEVYVIGGGNSAGQAAMYLSKFAKNVHIIIRRDDLTATMSAYLINQIAETPNIVVLPNTEVIEAEGTNCLEKVTIQNCKTGETELKVASALYIFIGAKPYTDWIKLDIIKNAKDFIETGRELRSYENFNKVWKLKRDPFLLETSCPGIFAAGDVRAGAMNRVASAVGEGSMAISFVHKYLAEV; the protein is encoded by the coding sequence ATGAGCCGTCCGATAATTTTTTCTATAGATGATGACCCGCAGGTACTGCGGTCGATAAGTCGCGATTTGAAAACACAGTATGGCAAAGAATACAAAATACTGAGTACCACATCGGCAAATGAAGCTTTTGAAACCCTTACCGAGCTAAAAAACAGTTCGGAAGTGGTAGCCTTGTTTTTATGCGATCAGCGCATGCCCGAAATGGAGGGCGTAAAATTTTTAGAGAAAGCCAAAAAAGTATTCCCCGAAGCCAAACGCGTATTGCTTACCGCCTACTCGGATACCGATGCGGCTATCAAAGCCATTAACGATGTGCAGCTGGATTATTACCTGATGAAGCCGTGGAACCCACCCGAGGAAAAGCTTTACCCGGTAATAAACGATCTGCTCGACGATTGGCACAGCCATTATATTCCCGAGTTTGTGGGTATGAAGTTGGTAGGCTACCAATTTTCGCCGCAATCGCACCAGATTAAAGATTTTTTGGCAGGAAACCTGATCCCATACCGTTGGTTTGATATCGAAAAAAATATCGACTCGGCCAATTTATTAACCATCAACAACCGCACTACCGACGATTTGCCGATGGTGATATTTGAAGATGGCACCTGCCTAACTAAGCCAACTATCCGCGATATTGCCGATAAAATGGGCAAAAATCCAACCGAACTTACCGATGTTTATGACGTGGTAATTATTGGTGCAGGCCCTGCAGGTTTGGCTGCCGCTGTGTACGGTTCATCAGAAGGTTTAAAAACCTTATTGATTGAACGCAAAGCACCCGGCGGCCAGGCGGGCACAAGTTCACGAATTGAAAACTATCTTGGTTTCCCTGCAGGATTAAGCGGTGCCGATTTAACGCGCCGTGCCATAAGCCAGGCCATGCGTTTGGGTGCCGAATTTTTGTCGCCCCAATCGGTTAGTGATATCAAACAAAAAGATGGTTATAAAACCATTATATTGGATGACGGGCCCGAAATTATCAGCCGTACGGTTGTAATTACCACAGGTGTTGATTACCGTAAACTTGAGGTAAAAGGCGTTGAAAACTACACCGGCGCAGGTATTTATTACGGCGCAGCAACAACCGAAGCTTCGGCTTGTACAGGGAAGGAAGTTTACGTGATTGGCGGCGGCAATTCGGCCGGGCAGGCTGCTATGTACCTGTCTAAATTTGCCAAAAACGTACATATCATTATCCGCAGGGATGATTTAACGGCTACCATGTCGGCCTACTTGATTAACCAGATAGCCGAAACACCAAACATTGTGGTGTTGCCTAACACAGAAGTGATTGAAGCCGAAGGGACCAACTGTCTTGAAAAAGTAACCATTCAAAACTGCAAAACAGGCGAAACAGAATTAAAGGTAGCCAGTGCGCTGTATATATTTATAGGTGCCAAGCCCTATACCGACTGGATAAAACTGGATATCATTAAAAACGCCAAAGATTTTATTGAAACCGGCAGGGAATTGAGAAGTTACGAAAACTTTAATAAAGTATGGAAGCTTAAACGCGATCCGTTTTTACTGGAAACCAGTTGTCCCGGCATATTTGCCGCAGGCGATGTGCGTGCCGGAGCGATGAACCGCGTAGCATCTGCCGTGGGCGAAGGCTCGATGGCGATAAGTTTTGTACATAAATACCTGGCTGAAGTTTAA
- a CDS encoding UBP-type zinc finger domain-containing protein has product MEETCTHLEAIESIIEPKDYVCEECVKHHGSWVHLRTCQTCGVTLCCDSSPNTHMTKHFHATGHPVVISAEPGERWLWCYVDEAVRGY; this is encoded by the coding sequence ATGGAAGAAACCTGCACCCACCTTGAAGCTATTGAAAGCATCATCGAGCCTAAAGATTACGTTTGCGAAGAATGCGTAAAACACCACGGTAGCTGGGTGCACCTGCGTACCTGCCAAACCTGCGGCGTTACACTTTGCTGCGACAGCTCGCCGAACACGCACATGACCAAACATTTTCATGCTACAGGTCATCCGGTAGTGATCTCGGCCGAGCCGGGCGAACGCTGGTTGTGGTGCTATGTGGATGAAGCGGTTAGAGGGTATTGA